A single genomic interval of Streptomyces sp. BA2 harbors:
- the prcB gene encoding proteasome subunit beta: protein MEANTRSTGRLPAAFLTPGSSSFMDFLAEHQPDILPGNRQLPPTQGVIEAPHGTTIVATTFPGGVVLAGDRRATMGNVIAQRDIEKVFPADEYSAVGIAGTAGLAVEMVKLFQLELEHFEKVEGATLSLEGKANRLSTMIRSNLGMAMQGLAVVPLFAGYDVDREKGRIFSYDVTGGRSEEHGFAATGSGSVFARGAMKKLYRSDLTEQEATTLVVQALYDAADDDSATGGPDVARRIYPIVTVISDEGFRRLGDDESSEIARSILERRLEQPDGPRASLL, encoded by the coding sequence GTGGAAGCCAACACTCGTAGCACCGGGCGTCTACCAGCTGCCTTCCTGACGCCTGGTTCTTCGTCCTTCATGGACTTTCTGGCCGAGCATCAGCCCGACATCCTGCCGGGCAACCGGCAGTTGCCGCCCACGCAGGGTGTGATCGAGGCGCCGCACGGCACGACCATCGTGGCGACGACGTTCCCCGGCGGCGTGGTGCTCGCCGGTGACCGGCGGGCGACCATGGGCAATGTCATCGCGCAGCGCGACATCGAGAAGGTCTTCCCGGCCGACGAGTACTCCGCGGTCGGCATCGCCGGCACCGCCGGTCTCGCCGTGGAGATGGTCAAGCTCTTCCAGTTGGAGCTCGAGCACTTCGAGAAGGTCGAGGGCGCCACGCTCTCCCTGGAGGGCAAGGCAAATCGTCTCTCCACGATGATCCGGTCGAACCTGGGAATGGCCATGCAGGGCCTGGCCGTTGTCCCGCTCTTCGCGGGGTACGACGTGGACCGCGAGAAGGGGCGCATCTTCAGTTACGACGTCACGGGCGGCCGTTCCGAGGAGCACGGCTTCGCGGCCACCGGCTCGGGTTCGGTGTTCGCGCGTGGTGCGATGAAGAAGCTCTACCGCAGCGACCTGACGGAGCAGGAAGCGACGACGCTCGTCGTGCAGGCGTTGTACGACGCCGCGGACGACGACTCGGCGACGGGTGGCCCGGATGTGGCCCGCCGGATCTATCCGATCGTCACCGTGATCTCCGACGAGGGGTTCCGGCGGCTTGGAGATGATGAGTCTTCCGAGATCGCTCGCTCGATCCTTGAGCGGCGCCTGGAGCAGCCCGACGGCCCGCGGGCCTCGCTGCTCTGA
- the dop gene encoding depupylase/deamidase Dop, producing MTVRRVMGIETEYGISVPGHPNANAMLTSSQIVNAYAAAMHRARRARWDFEEENPLRDARGFDLARETADASQLTDEDIGLANVILTNGARLYVDHAHPEYSSPEVTNPWDAVLWDKAGERIMAEAAERAAQLPGAQPIHLYKNNTDNKGASYGTHENYLMKRETPFSDIVRHLTPFFVSRQVVTGAGRVGIGQDGHEHGFQLSQRSDYFEVEVGLETTLKRPIINTRDEPHSDAEKYRRLHVIIGDANLSEISTYLKLGTTSLVLAMIEDGFIAVDLAVDQPVRTLHQVSHDPTLKRLITLRSGRTLTAVQLQMEYFELARKYVEERYGSDADEQTKDILGRWEDVLGRLESDPMSLSGELDWVAKRELMEGYRRRDSLDWDAARLHLVDLQYADVRPDKGLYNRLVARGKMKRLLEEPQVERAQTKPPEDTRAYFRGRCLEQYADDVAAASWDSVIFDLPGRDSLQRVPTLEPLRGTRNHVKELLDRCRTAEDLVRVLSGG from the coding sequence ATGACCGTACGGCGAGTAATGGGCATCGAGACGGAGTACGGCATCTCCGTCCCCGGCCACCCGAACGCCAATGCCATGCTCACCTCGTCCCAGATCGTCAACGCCTACGCCGCGGCGATGCACCGGGCGCGACGCGCCCGCTGGGACTTCGAGGAGGAGAACCCCCTGCGGGACGCGCGGGGCTTCGACCTCGCCCGTGAGACCGCCGACGCCAGTCAGCTCACCGACGAGGACATCGGCCTCGCCAACGTGATCCTCACCAATGGGGCACGCCTCTACGTGGACCACGCGCACCCCGAGTACAGCTCACCCGAGGTCACCAACCCCTGGGACGCCGTCCTGTGGGACAAGGCCGGCGAGCGCATCATGGCGGAGGCGGCCGAGCGGGCCGCACAGCTGCCCGGGGCCCAGCCGATCCACCTCTACAAGAACAACACCGACAACAAGGGCGCCTCGTACGGCACGCACGAGAACTACCTGATGAAGCGGGAGACCCCCTTCTCGGACATCGTGCGCCACCTGACGCCGTTCTTCGTCTCCCGCCAGGTCGTCACCGGCGCGGGACGCGTCGGCATCGGTCAGGACGGGCACGAGCACGGCTTCCAGCTCAGCCAGCGCTCCGACTACTTCGAGGTCGAGGTGGGCCTGGAGACCACCCTCAAGCGGCCCATCATCAACACCAGGGACGAGCCGCACTCCGACGCCGAGAAGTACCGCCGCCTGCACGTCATCATCGGCGACGCGAACCTCTCCGAGATCTCGACGTATCTGAAGCTGGGCACGACATCCCTGGTCCTCGCCATGATCGAGGACGGCTTCATCGCGGTGGACCTCGCCGTCGACCAGCCCGTACGCACCCTCCACCAGGTCTCGCACGACCCGACACTCAAGCGTCTGATCACACTCCGTAGCGGCCGGACACTCACCGCTGTCCAGCTCCAGATGGAGTACTTCGAGCTGGCCCGCAAATACGTGGAGGAGCGGTACGGCTCCGACGCCGACGAGCAGACCAAGGACATCCTCGGTCGCTGGGAGGACGTCCTGGGCCGCCTGGAGAGCGACCCGATGAGCCTCTCCGGAGAGCTCGACTGGGTCGCCAAGCGGGAACTCATGGAGGGCTACCGCCGCCGTGACAGCCTCGACTGGGACGCGGCACGCTTGCACCTCGTCGACCTCCAGTACGCGGACGTACGGCCCGACAAGGGCCTCTACAACCGCCTGGTGGCACGCGGCAAGATGAAGCGCCTCCTGGAGGAGCCACAGGTCGAGCGCGCCCAGACCAAGCCTCCGGAGGACACACGCGCCTACTTCCGCGGCCGCTGCCTGGAGCAGTACGCGGACGACGTGGCCGCGGCCTCGTGGGATTCGGTCATCTTCGACCTTCCCGGCCGCGACTCCCTCCAGCGTGTGCCCACACTGGAGCCCCTGCGCGGCACGCGGAACCACGTCAAGGAGCTCCTTGACCGCTGCCGCACGGCAGAGGATCTGGTACGGGTGCTCTCCGGAGGCTGA
- a CDS encoding ubiquitin-like protein Pup, whose amino-acid sequence MATKDTGGGQQKATRSTEEVEEQTEEAQGSEDLKERQEKLSDDVDSVLDEIDDVLEENAEDFVRSFVQKGGE is encoded by the coding sequence ATGGCGACCAAGGACACCGGCGGCGGACAGCAGAAGGCAACGCGTTCCACCGAGGAGGTCGAGGAGCAGACAGAGGAAGCGCAGGGCTCCGAGGACCTCAAGGAGCGCCAGGAGAAGCTGAGCGACGATGTGGACTCCGTCCTGGACGAGATCGACGACGTCCTTGAGGAGAATGCCGAGGACTTCGTGCGGTCCTTTGTTCAAAAGGGCGGCGAGTAA